GTCATCCCTTGGGCACATCTGTGGAACATATACTGACTCGCTAGTTTTATGTTGAGcactagaaatgaaaaatttaattgCATGCTCTGTTTGGAAATATTAATGAATTGTGTCCCCCACTTAATTTAATTAGTAAGTGAAATCAGGAGCTCATGGAGAAAAGCTGTCGAAATGGAAGATAATGAAAGTACAGAACCAATTCAGATGGATACTGAACAGAGAGAAGAATTGCCAGAATCCTTACCTGTGTCACGAGAAGAATTGCCAGAATCCTTACCTGTGTTGCATAACCCAGGAGAAATTAGCAAGACCAGCTCTCTTGCAGCAAGCACTGTATCCCATTGTAGCCATTTCCATTTACCTGAAGAGAACGTTGTTTCAGATTGCCTCAAGTGTGTGCCTCAGAAACATGTGGTGACCAGTTACATAGGTGGACCATCGACACAAAATCAGTCAGATTTGTTAAGTAAGAAAATAAGGTGCAAGGAAGGTTTGGAGCATGCAGTGTTACAGAGCAAGCCTTTAGAAACCAGCCAACCAGAGACAGTCTCCCCTGCTCCAGGTAATAGGAGAGTTGTGATGGCTAGCAATGAGGAGGGGTCTTCTATTGACCACTTGCAAGCTTCTTACAAGGAACCTTTCATGCATAAAAGTATGTTATGGGACTCTTTTCAATTATCAAGTGGAACTAGTTCCAGGAGCTTAAAGGATATTGATGTTGGCATATTACATGAAACGCTTCCAGAAGAAGTTGGTAACTTAAGTCTTAATAGTTCCAGTAGTACAGAGGCCAATTTTAAACTAGAGCCAAATAGTCCTATGCACAGAGGCATTTTTCCAGATAGTGTTGTGGGAGAAAGACCAACTACTCCAGAATCAGACTGTAATTTACAGGCTATTTGCCGTAGATATGAGGCTCTGAAAAAATCTCTAtccaagaaaagggaagaaagtgaCCTTTCTAATCTTGAAACACTTGAAGGACACAAACCAGAATTGAGTCCTATGCCCACTAACATGCAAACAGATGATATGCTTGACTTTTTGGGCACTCAAGATTTGCACGTTGACTATAAAAAGCCATCTTTACGCATGTCCCTTGGTGAAAGAAAACGGTCTCTTTCACCACTAATTAAGTTTTCTCCAGTTGAACAAAGATTGAAAACTGCAATACCATGTAGTCTTGGAGAACTTCTACCTAATTTAAAAGGTAAGATTTAACTAGACCTGTGCATATTGATCTATTGAATTTTTCTCTCAACCTCTTGTAATGTTGTATGCATTGAGTGCTGCATGGTCTTTATTGTTAATgtgataaaacattttctttgttcctttgacAAGCATGAGAAGAGTGAACATCTCACGTCTATGGGTACTTTTGAATATCACGTGACAGGTGTTTGTTTACAGTTAGTCTGGGACAGGGTggaaaataaaaccctgaaaCCTATTGCTTTTATAATACAATCAAAAGTAAATCTTGTCGAAATCTTGGCTAGTGGAGGATGGTTCTCAAAATGTTGAGTAACACTATGTATgtcaaataccattttttaaaaagattttatttatttatttgacggagagcacaagtaggcagagaggcaggcagagagagagggggaagcaggctccccccctgagcagagagcctgatacagggctccatcccaggaagctgggatcatgacctgagccaaaggcagaggctttaacccactgagccacccaggcccccctcaaaTATCATTCTTGTAGTAATATAATATCTGTAATTTGTTTTGAGATAAATTTGAGGGGGTAGGTGATAAAATACGAAAGGTTAGTAAGTGTGTGTTTCCTTGTGCTGCCatacaaagtaccacaaactgggtagcttaaaacaacagaaattgtcTCTGGAGATAATAAGTTCAAAGGCTGGAATCcagaatcaaggtgttggcagggccgtGGTCTTTTGAAGCCACCAGAGGAAGATCCTTCTCGGCTTTCCCAGCTTCTGGTAGCCCCAGGTGTTCCTAGGCTTGTGGTAGCACAGCTCTAATTTCTGCTTCTATCTTCACATGGCTTTCTTCTcttgtgtgtctttgtgtctttttttttttttttaagatttatttatttatttgacagagagagagatcacaagtaggcagagaggcaggcagagagagaggaagggaagcaggctccctgctgagcagagagcccgatgtgggactcgatcccaggaccctgagatcatgacctgagccgaaggcagcggcctaacccactgagccacccaggcgccctctttgtgttttttttataaGGCCCCTAGTCATAGAGAGGTTTAAGCACCCACCCTACTCCAGAATGAACTCATCCTAAGGATTATATTGTTAATGgccctctttccaaataaggccacattctgaggtactggggttaGGAGTTCAACATGTCTTTTTGGGGTACATAGTTCACCTAGCAATATTAATTACTGAAGCTGGTTAATGGATACATTGGGCTAATGataattctcttcatttttgtatgttgaaaatTTTCAtcatagagaattaaaaaaaattctgttcatAAAAGCATGTTAGAGCAAATATAGATCTGGTGATATAGATGCATCGTATGTCACTCTGATATGCTTGTTAATAATTAGACACTGCTATATTGAGAAGTATTTTAAGAGGGATGTTTTGATACTCTGGAGCAAAGGTACCTCAGTGAGAATAATGGTAAGTTTCATCATAATTATTTGCACGTGAACATTTTACTTACGAAGACTGTAATTGGCTATTTGGAAtctgtcttatttaatttttttctttgtaatgtttgattatccttttctcttttttaaaaatcacctttgcAGAAGAAGAAATCTTGAGTAAGAGCCTTGAGGCAAACGAATTTCCGTCAGACTTTAGAAGAGATGAAGCAGAAGCCCAGTCAATTTAACTATGATGTACCTAAATTTAAAGCATTGTACAGGCTAAAAAcggatttataatttaaatacatgTTGGAAGTATAACTCTTTTTCAAGgtctaaaaaaaaatcccaaataatgtcttttatttaGCAAACAATAGTTTTTAGGTAAAGTATGTTTGGATTGTCTCCTTGAATGGGTCTGGGGTTAAAATGGGAAGTATTTGGGAAGCAGATATCAAGTTTTGTGAAGCCATTTTGATTCCTTGAATAATTTGTAAGCATTATAGTAAAGTATTAGTTTAATTTGTTATAATTTCAGTTGATTAGCAAACATGAGTGGTTTTTGACACACTTTTATTAACTGGTTAACATAATAACCATTGAATACTGATCTTTCATTTTAGGGAAATACATAACTTTTATTGTTTCTATATGGAACATTATAGTACTAaccaaaaaaagtaagaaaatagtaCCTTGGGATATGTAGTCAAGGTGAGAAAAGTTTAAGTTTGGGAAAGCTCTAAACAGGCATAATGATTAAGTAGTCCTGGAAAATGTTTGATGGAATAAAGTGTATGTGATGATAAGTGAAGACTGGGGcagaatgaatttagaaaaaaggaaaaagatggaaaatgacTAGACACTTTTAAGGAACACTGTCAAAATATAAATCCATTCAATGGGTTGTATAGCAGATTTATATTTAGTCTAATTTAGACTTTGAGAATTTAATTTAAccctagttttatattttaacaggaaaaaatgtaaattaaaaatttgttagTCTCTGTTTACTGTTGTTGGTTTATTTGGGGGGCATGGTTTTTAGGGAAAGcagataatttttattgttttactttcctTCTCAGAAACCATCAGTATACCACAGACTATGCATAGCCTCAAAGTAACTTAAGAAAACTGAATTCAGGGTGCCTGCTTAGTGTCACAGTTAAGTCATTGGTGAAGCTAAGACTGaccctgttttccttccttaatATACCACAAGACCTTCTACAAGTAACTGAAAGGCCAGGATAAAAGGATATGGCCATAGGAGTTGGCCTTCTGTTGACCTTGTAGACTGAATGGGAGACAGAGGCGAGGCCTCTCATACAGTAACTTGCCTCACTCTGTCGTGACCCCTGGCTGAGAAAATGGCTCATCTCTACCATCCAAGTGTATACATACCTTTGTGAACCAGGAGCAATGAGCATGTACTGGAAAGGTGATAGCACTTAATGGTACCCCAATTCTTAACTATCAAAACCTTGTCCATTTGTCAAGAAACTGGTCAGGAGGGGGAAAAAGTTGAAGGAGACAGTTCTGGAGGTGGATGGGCTCAACTGTTCATCTTTTTTCACTCATTTTGGGCTTTTGCTAAGTTGTTTGATCAGTTTGAAGGTCAgtctttttgagagagaagaaaagcacaTACAACTCCCTTAATTGCAGGGGAAAACAAAGAAGAGCAGTTTCTTCTAGGGTGCTATATTCCTGTTATTGATTAATACAACAAATCAATGACTATAGATCTACTGGGAAACTATCCTCCAGTCTACCGGAAGAAAGCCCACTAACCTGTAAATCCAAAATTAATGTATTAGGGAGGAGATAGGGCTGTTAACATCCACAATATGCCAGGGCCATTCCTAGACATTTAATACATACTGTTTCATTTAATTGTCATAACTTTAAGGTAGTTGTTATTCTACCTCTTTTACGGACAATGATACTGAAGCTAGGGAGCTTAAGTGACTTGTCTAAGGTGGACTCAAGGGATAATCTGGGATACATCCTAAAAGCTGTAGATTCTATACGTCTAAAATGGGGATTAAGAATCTGTGATTTAAATATGCTTGCCTAGTAATTCTTAAGTTCAGTAATAAGATTGAGAAGCACTACTGGGGAATACAGAAGTCACATTTAGCCTTGGGGTACCTTAAAGAAGCAAGTGTATTATTACATAGGTACTGCTTTAGAGGTTAGTTGATAAGATAGTTCAAGTTCACCAGTAAGGGTGGGAGGCCTTTAATTACTGAGAATCAAAAGATCAAAATGTCTCTGAACAGTATGGATTTATAAAAATCATACTGTTAAGTCATACCTGGACTAGGCTGGGAGTTTTGGCATTCTTTCCTGTCCTTTATATGCCAGGAGTATTAACAAAAATAACTCCCGATTTATCATTTCCTCCTAAACTGTTATGATTATGACCTAACTACCTTCAGGTTCTTCCCTCTCCAGTATTGCCTGCATAGCTACCTTTTTGGCTTTAGGACCTACTTAGGATCACTTAGTTTAAAATTCCATTACTTGTTAATTCCAGAATAGAGTTAAAATTTAAAGGCATATAATCTCCCCTATGTAGATTCCTCATTTCCCTTCCACTattgtttcccatttttttacTGAACTACTTTTGAGTGTGgttctttagaaattttaattCACAATTATAGCTGTCCTTTAGGGCTCAGACCAAATGTCACTTCCATGTTGCAGTCCTAATCTATCCCTTCCATATACATGGATTTAGCCCTTCTCTAAAATCTGTAGtttatcttttattcatttagtgTTTTCCACTTAGtgcttttatcatattttatggTTGTATGTATGTGATCTTTCCAGTCATACTGATGATACACATATGGACATACCTATCTTTGTAGATACAGGAGGTATGTGTCCACATAGACTTATTCTCAAGGGCCATGGATCATCTTTAGCAAATACCTAagtattggaatttttttttccctcctatgtTATGGGATTAAAATGATAGTAGAGGGCTACTTAATTGCTGTAAATGTACTTTTTCTTATTACATTCATTGCAGATTACACAGAATGTACCTCTTTATTCACTCTTTGTAAGGTAAAGGTGTGtaaattgacttttttaaaaaaaggttttatttatttatttgacacagagatcacaagtaggcagacagggaggcagagagtggagagaccaatgcagggctcgatcccaggaccctgggatcatgacctgagctgaagacagagcttaaccagcttaacccactgagccacccaggtgcccctctcaattGACTTCTGTGTCAAGTGGAAACTTTAGTAATGAATGACAGAATGTCctaattgttttaaatgtttaaagaggACAAGTGTGATGCTTAACATGAAAAATGTTACCAAGTGGAACAGGAGTATTTgaggctaaaaaacaaaaacattttgggggaaattaactgaaaacaaaaaacaaaaaacaagtattttGAAACCATTTTTTACCATGATCTATGAAGTCAGTTTTATCTAAGGGAAAAAACAGGAATTCTTGAGAACTTTATACAGGAAACCTTATTTTTCACCCCCCTAGTCTTAgaattctaaaacaaaataaatatttaaggacaTTTTCCATAATGTAAAAGTACTTGCAAAGGTAAAATTCTCTTTCACATTATCTTGTAGATACATAATTGCTTTCTCCTTGGGCACTGTGCAAGTTCAcatgctttatttaaaatatttgttgaggggacgcctgggtggctcagttggttaagcagctgccttcggctcaggtcatgatcccagcgtcctgggatcgagtcccacatcgggctccttgctcagcagggagcctgcttctccctctgcctgccattctgtctgcctgtgctcgctctctccctctctctctctgataaataaaattaaaaaaaaaaatatttgttgagtcctCTATGGGACTAtttgtaaatatgttttttaCTATAGTCTTGAATAAACATTCAATATTACACAACCTGGCTCTGGAATTTCCTATATAATATCAGAAAGAACCATGCCCTACAATCCTAGAATGATCACATACAAAGCTCCACCAGTAACTTAACGAAAGAAAtttgagaggttaagtgattgaggtaaaattattttgttactgCCATTTTAATTAGATATACTAAATgtgctattttaaaatgcttttaaaaaggaaCGCTTAAGTTTTTAACATCTGGAGTCTTAACTTACTGCCAAAGGCCCTCCATAGAAGAGTTTAGTAACTTAGATCTCAATAGCTTCTTGTCTTCATGGGTAGGGACATTATTGTCATCCACAACCTCTGCTCTGAAGGCCTGGGAAAAGTTAAACTCTGTTAACTTCCACTTAATGTCTTTATTCAAAGGAAATGTGCCCTTGTAAAATGGTGAGAAGAGTGGATCACAGGGATCTCTTGGCTCTAAAATActtcaatttcatttaaaagcATAAGGCAGTTGGAATAGGACACTTTAAGtgttttctgatttctccttACTACATTGCTAATCCAAATTAGGAACCTTAGTATCCTTCCCTAGAAATGGCAATCTAACACTGATTCAGTATTAACCAATTTCCAGATAGATAAAGATGGGGAAGTGAATTTGCCCAAAGTGAACAAAACATTGTTCTTTGAGAAATCACTTAACTTTCTGGGCTGCAATTTCCTTAATCTGTAAAATTCGGGGAATTATAAGGTGTAGTGTATACCTGAAAAGCTAAGATTTTAGGATGAACTTTTCTGTCAGTGGGGGAAGTAGTGAGGAGTAATGGTCAGGAAAGGGGTAGGTCTGTAATCTTATTGTCTAGGTTCAGCTGCATAACCTGAATAAGATCTATCAGTTTTCTCAcctattaagaaataaaagtaatctggggcacctgggtggctcagtgggttaaagcctctgccttcagctcaggccatgatctcagggttctgggatggagccccgcatagggctctctgcttggcagggagcctgcttcttcccttctctctctgcctgcctctctgcctacttgtgatctccgtcaaataaataaaatctttaaaataaataaatgaataaataaataaataaaagtaatctaCCTCAGGttgtggattaaataaaataatacacattaagtATTTAAGAGTACCTGGCATTTAGTAAGGGCTCAAACATTTAGCTAGGCTTCAGTGATTTGGGGGTAGGCATTTATTTAAGTGGGCAGGGAGGAGAATGGCTCTGGTGGTCCTATTGATAGCTGACACATAGTACTGAGTATGTCAGGCACCATTCTAAATGCTTTCTAtgttttaatttgtgtgtgtgtgtaacaatcTCATAAGTAGTGCTACTCTTACCcacattttgtaaatgaggaCAGCAGAAATGAAATTAAGTACCTTGCCCAGTTCACAAAGAGCAAGCAAGTGAATGGAGAATATGAACTCGGGTGGTCTACCCTCAGAGACCCTACCCTTAGCTGCTCTACTTACAGCCCCTATTCACTATCACTAAGGTGATAGGAACTAGATAAATTTAAGGACATTTTCCATAATGTAAAAATACTTGGAAAGGTAAAATTCTCTTTCACATTATCACATATTCACATTATCACATTACCAACTTTAATTTAGGGACTAAATTAAAATTTACCAGTTAAGCATTACTTTTGGGCTATCAGACCCTGGGTTTACATACTAACCACCttctaattatttcaaataagaccatattttaaattgctaacagcaaatgtttattcatgATTGAAGCCAAGAAGGatttataaatgcattttaataccTTGCTGATAAAATAGTAACATTCCATCTTTGCAGTCTGGTAAGGAATACAGGAAGATACTGTAAAGGCTTTAATGTGTATATCTATTATAACCAGGTAatcagaacacacacatacacgcgcgcacacatacacacacacacaccacctacTTTAGTGTTGCACCATACCAACTTTTCAGAAAGGCCATCTCGAAGCTCTACTGGATAGCGGAGTAAATAGCGTTCAGGGTTCAAAGACGAAGGAGTAGGGAAGAGATGAAAGTAGTTAAGCAGCACACATTTCAAAGCCCACTTTTAAGCACAGGacattatgaatattaaaaaaaaaaaagatgcggggaggagggggggaaggCAATTCAGCATTTTCAGAAAGGGCATTTGGCAATATTCAACGCATCAGAAGGCTGTGCTTGGGACCATCCACTCTCTCCAGCTTCTCAAAGTGTTTCCTGGCATTGCGAATGTTGATCAGAGTAGCTGCAGAAGGGATCGACGGATCCGACATAACCACCATCACGTACGTGTTTGACGTGAAGATGTCGATGAAAGCAGCGAAGTTAGAATTCCGAACCTCCATGCTCTGGAAAGAGGCGGCTAATTTACTGCAGCTCAGCTTGAACTGTTTAATGATGTTGCTTATCTTCTCGAACCGGTGGACGTCGCGCTGCTCTTTGCACTGGTAATGGGAAATGACCAAGAACGTGGCTCTCTCGAACAGCAGGACTTCGTCGGCCTCGATAATTTGGGCAAAATTCCTTAGGTTCATCTCCAGCTGCTGCACATTGGGAATCAGCTGATAGACAATACTGGACCAGGCTTTGTAGAGCGTTTCGTCCCAGATGGAGGTTCGAAAACAAGCGCATTCCAGAGGGCGAGACAAACGCCTCAGGTCTTCCTCTCGCTCTTTAAAAATCAGGTCACGCTGATCCTCCTGAACCAGATCCATTTTGTGCACCAGGCAGAAGATTTTGGCATCCggagagttctggaggatggccTCCAGACACGACTGGTAGTAATGCATGTCCTTTTCCAGTTCGCGGCTCTCCACGTCAAACACGTAAATCAAAACCTCGACGTTACGGAAGATGTTGTCTCGCTGGCTGGTGAAGTAATTCTCCATGAAGGTGTCCTGACCGCCACAGTCCCACAGGTTGAGCACTAGGTTGCCCAGGAATCGGACGTGGGAGTGCTCCACATCAATGGTGGCACCCAGGCGCCGGGTGTCGCGGGCGATATAATTTGCAAAAATAATCGACCGCATGCTGGTCTTGCCCGACCCGCTCTTCCCCATCAACAGCACCTTCTTCTTCATGGCTGTATTTGGCATCACCCGCCGGAGCCGCCGCGGACTGGGCCTCAGGGCGCGGCCTAACTGCAGCGCGGAGGGAGGGCGGGGTCGGGGCTGGCGGGCTCTCCGCAGGCCGGGCCGCGGCGCTGTGCGGTCGGGTCAGCCGAGAGTGAGAGATCTGGGCTGGAAAGGCCGCGGCGGGGCGAACTCTCCCTCGGAGGCGAGCGCCCTGGGCGAGGCGGCTGCAGAGCTTCGGAGCAGAGCTCACCTTCCGGAGAATCGAGCCGCGGCGTCCCGGCGGCCACCCACTTCCGGCGGCGATCTCGCGAGAGCGTCCGCGCTCGGCGCTCAGGGCCCAGGGATCTGTGAGAAACCTGCTCTTTCAATGAACCTGAGCAGGGGCCACCCGAAGGGTAAAATGCAAAGGGAACCCAGCGCTGTGGTGTCGCTTTTCCTCTTTAAACTGGGTTTACAGCTGCAAGCTGTACGTGTGCGGTCGTTTGGGAGAATGCTGCCATCTCGTGGCCACATCCCCCGCCCAGCACCACACAGCTCGCTTTCAGAGCGCGGAGTGCTCGCTCCGTTTCAGTCAGGGCGGCGCGCAGGTGAAGGGCCTCAGCCCAGCGAGGCCTCCTCAGAGTCAGGGTTTGCTGCGTACGAGGGCACGGTCAATGAGCCCTGCAGACGAGGAAGGGGAGACTGGGAAAGCTAGGTGATGAGATGTACTGACTCCCACTTAGTGATTTTTCCACTTGGAAGCGAGTTGCTTTCTCACAGCTGCTTTGGCGGTAACCCAAATGTAATGAGAATCCCAAAGCTCCGGGAAACGACGGTAGGGAAGCTGGTAGCTCGGTCCTCACGATAACCCTGTGAATAAATAACCTTGTGAATAACCACCCCTGTTTTCCAGTGAGTACATCCAAGCGTGGAGGGGCTAAGTCCTTTTTACCAAGTCACACACCAATCAAATGATGCAACGCAGTTTGTccgtttttaaaatacaaattgcaCATATGTAAGGCGTACAACGTGATCTGGAAATGATATCGTAGTCAGACCAACAAAACTCATAGTCGCTTCTCTGCTGAGAGCGCGTGAAATCCGCTCTCAGCCAAATTTCCGGGTTTAATCCAGTGTTGACTATAGTCATGCGGTAGGTTAGCTCCCTACAACTTCCTCATCCTACCTAACCGCAACTCTGTACCCTTCGGCCAATATCCCCATTTCTTCCACCTCCTTCTGCCTgggaaccaccattctactctctgctacTATGTATTTGACTTAAGATTCTTCATAATTGAGATCCTGCAAGCTTTTCTCTTCGTttagcttatttcactcagcgtaatgtcatccaggttcattcatgttgttggaCGTGACAGGATCTCCTTTAAAAAGGCTGGGTAATAGTTTACCACATATATGaactatgatttcttttttaagatttttagttatttaattttaaaaacagattttatttgacagagaacacaagcaggcagagaggcaggccagggtgggggtggggggagaagcaggcttccggctgagcagagtcTGTTgcggctcaattccaggaccctgagatcatgacctgagcggaaggcagtggctcaacccacttaagccacccaggcaccccaatttttatttttatttttttaaagattttatttatttgagagagagtgagagagagaatgagaagaggggagaggcagggggagagagagaagcagacttcctgctgagcagggagccctgtgcaggaaatcaatcccaggaccatcataacctgagcggaaggcagacgcttaacgactgatgcacccacgtgcccctgggtgttgtgtgtgtttttttttaagattgtatgtatttgctagagagacagcatgcacaagtgggggaggtggggggtgggaagaagcaggacgcccctccccccagcagggAGCCGTATTCGgggatgatcccaggaccccaagatcacgacctgagccaaaggcagatgcttaaacaccCAGTCGCCCTTTGTGTTTGGGCTCTTGATGGCCACCTCCAGGTTCATCATTTGCTAAGAGGACTCACAGAACTGGGCTTGAGGTCATACGGCTATGATTTATTATAGTGAAAGGACTCCTAGCAAagtcagcaaagggaaaagaagcaAGGGCTGCAATGTGGAGGGAACAGTGTAAGTTTCCAAAAGTTCTCTCTCAGAGAAGTCACACAAGATGTACTTAATTCCTCCATGAGTTGGGACAACTGATGTGAAATATTGTTTACCAGCAAATCTCATTAGGAAGCCCAAGGTTTTTACTGGGGGCTCACCCTGTAAGTATCACCTACCTCAGATGACCAAAATTCCATGTTCCTAGATGAGCAGGTGTTCCGCATAAACCGCATTGTTTATACACAGTGATTATTTCAGAGATTGATGGGAATGCTCCTGAATTCCAAGTTCTTAGCCAATCAGTGATAGTCCTTGTAACAGGGACTCTCTAAGGATGACAGTTGCAGGCCTGCTGGGTGAACTCCTTTGCACACAAGTATctattcatgtgcttattaggcattcatgtatttcttttggtGAAATCTCTCtagcagtccttttttttttttttttttaaattgggctgtgtggggcgcctgggtggctcagtgggttaagccttgcctctgcctttggctcaggtcctgcattgagccccgcatcaggctctctgctgagcagggagcctgattatccccactctctctgcctgcctctctgcctacttgtgatctctgtctgacaaataaataaaatcttaaaaaaaaaaattgggctgtgttgggcttcctgggAGGTGcagccagttaagcctctgacttgagccccacattgaaggGCTCTGCGCTTcacaagcagggagtctgcttctccctctccctctgcccctccctttgcttgtgctctctctttctcaaataaataaaatgattttgaaaatttatttacttatttatttgagagggaggaacagagggagagggacaagcagactccctgacctggggcttgatcttaggaccttgagatcctgatctgaaccaaaaccaagagtcagatgcctaaccaactgagccatccaagtgctccaataaataaaattaaaaaaatataaaaagtgggTTGTGTTACCGTGAGTTGTGGGTTCTTTGTGTATTCTGGATGCAAGTTCTTTATTAGATAACTGAGATGCAAgtttttctcccaatctgtacttgtctttttattttcttaacagtgtcttaGGAAGTCTAAATTCTAAGTGCGATGGCATTTGTAGCTTTTTTGTAAATACCCTTATTAGGTTGAGGAAATTCCCTTGTTTTCCTAATTTGTTCAGGATTTTTTGTCAAGAATGAATGTTGATgttataaaatgctttttctgaatttattgaGATTGGGTAGCTTTAATCCTGTATTCAATTGAAGTGGTACAGGAAATTGATTTTCCCCTGCTAAAACAGCTTTGTATTCCTGGGATAGATGCTTTTGGTCATATtatataaaccttttttaaaagaaattatcttaaaaagattttggttatttatttgagagcgagagagagagacagagggagagagagaatcctaa
This is a stretch of genomic DNA from Mustela lutreola isolate mMusLut2 chromosome 12, mMusLut2.pri, whole genome shotgun sequence. It encodes these proteins:
- the RRAGA gene encoding ras-related GTP-binding protein A — encoded protein: MPNTAMKKKVLLMGKSGSGKTSMRSIIFANYIARDTRRLGATIDVEHSHVRFLGNLVLNLWDCGGQDTFMENYFTSQRDNIFRNVEVLIYVFDVESRELEKDMHYYQSCLEAILQNSPDAKIFCLVHKMDLVQEDQRDLIFKEREEDLRRLSRPLECACFRTSIWDETLYKAWSSIVYQLIPNVQQLEMNLRNFAQIIEADEVLLFERATFLVISHYQCKEQRDVHRFEKISNIIKQFKLSCSKLAASFQSMEVRNSNFAAFIDIFTSNTYVMVVMSDPSIPSAATLINIRNARKHFEKLERVDGPKHSLLMR